From a region of the Mercurialis annua linkage group LG1-X, ddMerAnnu1.2, whole genome shotgun sequence genome:
- the LOC126671737 gene encoding uncharacterized protein LOC126671737, whose amino-acid sequence MVATNNLAFIGLVESKKEIVDYFVVKKIWPNLDFSFDWVPSIGASGGLLLIWNTILLNNISVSKGARWICLDFVHNNAYNRHILIYASNLASERLLLWHELSLLAAGEDFNETMTPEERWNGSDYTASMLALRDFVNNSELLNLPLHGRLFTWQNSVSKSRIDRCLVSAIAGTLWPDMSLIALLNGQSDHISICFRSANGFDWGPKPFRSVDAWWDHSEFADFVKNSWDVACGNSTNLIQRLKDIRQTIKCWNSEVFGDQKKIIQDLSQKIQEKDLATESRILSEAEKRIESLWIQKFRVKWNLEGDKNTKFFHSIASSHYRNNYISSVVVDGTIFSEPKDIRLHIREFYSKLYSLQADALVKSFQEAEIFNALCSCAVKKEPGPDGFNFYFYRKAWPVMKNAIMELFLNFHRFNILPGGINSSFMVLTPKVAGSTNIKDYCPISLFNGIYKLLSKVLSQRLAPMLSSVISDNQHAFLKGRSILECSMIANELIHIATRRKEKLLVLKLDFHKAFDNINWEYLFSIMRCMNFSAKWIEWISCGLSTTTTAVLVNGSPVDPIPLKRGRSLGSLRGFLSEDHDPSSLLQFADDTILYLPYDIEQLRNLTRFIHCFELISRLTINYHKSFIMGINVPEAGLLIAAQVVGCKIDFFPVKYLGLPLSNRKLYARSWNSVVERFKSRMALWKGSLLSPAGRLVLIKSVLFSIPVYFMSLFRMPGSVQNQLESYMIRFLWKGDISSRVLSKVSWKVICNDFQSGGLGFHNLKIRNQSLLFKWVWKVRINNRASLWFNIASTCSNVVDWNSLLNGDVKRMSFIWKGIKKACCDDKRAWGVLISNLNYNVGEGTSISLWNDNWSGISTASILFPRFYKLSNQKQSTISVIWREGWCWRRRLRNDKLLLYNNLLSLFNMISCRVGQVDIVSWNGKSGLYTPSSFYRALTAFINLEGGVQAAGYSFEAATVNRNSTVNVLSISGRHFLATGVVSAVPAASDRNSSTVSAVQLRHAAVSVRNSPAVVSGQNSPAAFDLKIQPAAALMEAVAAVPGRADVPVAAFMEDVAFVPDPADVIESSNHSSSVAAGPSNFITEERRVEAAASEVTVNMFLEVWKSKAPPRVKFFIWLALHNRVPSLEFLSRRSIITIDNSLCILCGLVETQDHIFIHCSFARGIWCDILQKFDVVWTFPSTFVLFYGTMAVYYS is encoded by the exons atggTTGCTACTAATAATTTAGCGTTCATTGGTTTGGTGGAGTCGAAAAAGGAAATTGTTGATTATTTTGTTGTTAAAAAGATTTGGCCTAACTtggatttttcttttgattgggTTCCATCTATTGGAGCTTCGGGTGGTTTACTTCTTATTTGGAATActattttattgaataataTTTCAGTATCAAAAGGTGCGAGATGGATTTGCTTGGATTTTGTTCATAATAATGCCTACAATCGTCATATCCTTATTTATGCTAGCAACTTGGCTTCAGAAAGATTATTATTGTGGCATGAGTTGAGTTTACTTGCAGCTGg TGAAGATTTTAATGAAACCATGACTCCAGAGGAGAGATGGAATGGTTCGGATTATACGGCTTCTATGTTGGCACTTAGAGATTTTGTTAATAATTCGGAGTTACTGAACTTACCCTTACATGGAAGGCTTTTCACTTGGCAGAACTCAGTTTCTAAATCAAGAATTGACAGATGTTTGGTTTCGGCAATCGCAGGTACTCTCtggccagacatgtctttaatTGCACTTCTTAATGGTCAATCAGACCATATTTCTATTTGTTTTCGCTCTGCAAATGGTTTTGATTGGGGTCCAAAGCCTTTCCGCTCGGTGGATGCTTGGTGGGATCATAGTGAGTTTGCTGACTTTGTGAAGAACAGCTGGGATGTAGCTTGTGGCAACTCAACAAATCTTATTCAGAGACTCAAGGACATTCGGCAAACAATAAAATGCTGGAACTCTGAGGTCTTTGGGGATCAGAAAAAGATTATTCAGGATCTCTCTCAGAAGATTCAGGAGAAGGATTTAGCAACAGAGTCGCGAATATTGTCAGAG GCTGAAAAGAGAATTGAATCTCTTTGGATTCAGAAATTCAGAGTAAAGTGGAACTTGGAGGGAGACAAGAACACTAAATTTTTCCACAGCATAGCTTCTAGCCACTATAGAAACAACTACATTTCTTCAGTGGTAGTGGATGGTACAATTTTTTCAGAGCCTAAGGATATCCGCCTACACATCAGAGAATTTTATAGTAAGCTTTACAGCCTACAG GCAGATGCGTTGGTTAAGTCGTTTCAGGAGGCTGAAATTTTCAATGCTCTCTGTTCTTGTGCAGTTAAGAAAGAGCCAGGACCAgatggttttaatttttatttctacaGGAAAGCTTGGCCTGTGATGAAGAATGCTATTATGgaattgtttttgaattttcacAGATTTAATATCTTGCCCGGAGGTATTAACTCTTCTTTTATGGTGTTGACTCCTAAGGTGGCAGGTTCAACTAATATAAAGGATTACTGTCCTATTAGCTTATTCAATGGCATCTACAAGCTACTTTCTAAGGTGCTTTCTCAAAGGCTAGCGCCTATGCTTTCATCGGTGATCTCAGATAATCAGCATGCTTTCCTTAAGGGTCGAAGCATTTTAGAGTGTTCTATGATAGCAAATGAGCTAATTCATATTGCTACTAGGAGGAAGGAGAAACTACTTGTTCTAAAGCTTGACTTTCATAAGGCATTTGACAATATAAACTGGGAGTATCTGTTCTCGATAATGCGTTGTATGAATTTTTCAGCTAAGTGGATTGAGTGGATATCATGTGGTTTATCTACAACAACTACGGCGGTGCTAGTTAACGGTAGTCCTGTTGATCCTATTCCACTTAAGAGAGGT AGGAGCTTGGGTTCACTAAGGGGTTTTCTTTCGGAGGATCATGATCCGTCCTCTTTGCTGCAGTTTGCAGATGACACCATTCTTTATCTTCCTTATGATATTGAACAGCTTAGGAACTTGACTCGGTTTATTCACTGTTTTGAGTTGATCTCTAGGTTGACAATTAATTACCATAAAAGTTTTATTATGGGAATTAATGTACCGGAGGCTGGTTTGTTAATTGCGGCACAAGTAGTTGGGTGCAAAATTGATTTCTTTCCTGTCAAATACCTGGGTTTGCCTTTGTCGAATAGAAAGCTCTATGCTCGTTCTTGGAACTCTGTGGTTGAACGCTTCAAATCCCGCATGGCTCTGTGGAAGGGCTCTCTGCTTTCTCCTGCAGGACGGTTAGTTCTCATTAAATCGGTCCTCTTTAGCATTCCGGTTTATTTCATGTCTTTGTTTAGAATGCCTGGCTCAGTTCAGAATCAGCTTGAGTCGTATATGATACGTTTTTTGTGGAAGGGTGATATTTCCTCTCGAGTGTTGAGTAAAGTTTCTTGGAAAGTGATTTGTAATGACTTTCAGAGTGGCGGTTTGGGTttccataatttaaaaattagaaatcaaagtcttcTTTTTAAATGGGTTTGGAAAGTAAGAATTAACAATAGAGCCTCTCTTTGGTTTAATATTGCTTCAACTTGTTCCAATGTTGTGGATTGGAATTCTTTGCTGAATGGTGATGTAAAGAGAATGTCCTTTATATGGAAAGGCATTAAGAAAGCTTGTTGTGatgataaacgtgcttggggtgttttaattagtaatttgaattataatgtTGGTGAAGGCACTTCAATTTCTCTTTGGAATGATAATTGGAGCGGTATTAGTACGGCAAGTATTTTATTTCCTCGGTTCTATAAACTGTCGAATCAAAAGCAAAGTACTATTAGTGTTATTTGGCGGGAGGGATGGTGTTGGAGGAGGCGTTTGAGaaatgataaattattattgtataataatttattatctcTTTTTAACATGATTTCCTGTCGTGTGGGTCAAGTTGACATAGTTTCGTGGAATGGTAAATCGGGACTGTATACGCCATCTTCTTTTTATAGGGCCTTAActgcttttattaatttagAGGGAGGTGTTCAAGCTGCTGGGTATTCTTTTGAAGCTGCCACTGTCAACCGGAATTCTACTGTCAATGTTCTATCTATTTCTGGCCGACATTTTTTGGCAACTGGTGTTGTTTCTGCTGTTCCTGCTGCCTCTGACCGGAACTCATCTACTGTTTCTGCTGTTCAACTACGTCATGCTGCTGTTTCTGTCCGGAATTCTCCTGCTGTTGTTTCTGGCCAGAACTCTCCTGCTGCTTTTGATCTTAAAATTCAACCTGCTGCTGCTCTAATGGAAGCTGTTGCTGCTGTTCCTGGCCGAGCTGATGTCCCTGTTGCTGCTTTCATGGAGGACGTTGCTTTTGTTCCTGACCCTGCTGATGTTATTGAGTCCAGCAATCATTCTTCAAGTGTTGCAGCTGGTCCTTCGAATTTTATTACAGAAGAAAGACGTGTTGAGGCAGCCGCTAG